Below is a window of Candidatus Hydrogenedens sp. DNA.
AAGAGGTTCTTCGGGACCTACAACAACCAGATGAATTTTTTTTTGTTTAATATAGTCCTTAATGGCTTTGAAGTCTTTGATATTAATAGAGGCACAGGTGGCTTTTTCTAATTTTTTAATACCAGGGTTTCCAGGGATAGCATATACATGTTCGACTTCCGGACTTTGGTGAATCTTCCAGCATAAAGCATGTTCTCTACCGCCACTGCCTAATACCAATATACGCATAGGAATTTCTCCTGATTATAAATGTCTGTTTTTTATTTTAAAAATTAAGCCTCTCTTTCCCGTTTAGGTATTTCCTCCGAAGGAGGTGTGGCTTTGCGGTCGAGAAATTCCGCAATTGCACGGTCATAACGGGAAGTGCAGAAAAAAGCCTCTTGAGCGAGGCGATAACGCGTTACAAATGAGACACAACCATCGTGAGCTCGCATTTCATGCATAATGAGTGGATAGTAAATCCTATCTACGACGACGGTTACATAGCGGAAATTTTTTGCTGCGGAACGAATCATGGTAATACCGCCGATATCAATCTGGTCAAACAGTTCATCTACGGAACCTGCGGATTGCTCGATGATTCGGGGTATAGGTTTGGGATTTACCACGACAAGGTCTATTTCCGGGAAGTGATATTGTTGCATCTGTTCAAGGTGCAATTTGTTATCACGCAAAGCAAGCAATCCGGCGTGTATTTTGGGGTGTAATGTTTTGAGCCTTCCACCGAGGATTTCGGGAATACCGGTATACTCACCTATATAAATAGAGGGAATTCCATTTGCCTGTAATAATTCATTTGTTCCTACCGTTGCGATTATTTCCACATGATATTCATGTAAAAATTTTGCAAATTCAATTAGGTCGCTTTTGTCATAGCAACTGATAACGGCTCTTTTTATTTTTCGCATGGGTTTCTCCTGAGACACTTATTTTATTTTTATATATTGTAATCTCACTCATTGCCAAAGCCCAAAACTTTATGTAATAAAAATTCGTAAGATACATTTTAACACAATCACGGATTTTATATTCATTTTGCTGTTATAAAAGTGAAATTTTATCGTTATCAAAGGAAACAGTTATTTCTCCATTTAATAGTTTCATGATTTCCTGAATATCAATCCAGGCTTTCTTTTTATCGGCAGGATTTCTCAATAGATATGCAGGGTGATATGTTACCCGCAGGGGAATTCCGTGATAATTGTGCCACTTTCCCCTCAATTCATTTAGGGGGGCATCGGTTTTAAGCAATGTTTGGGCGGCAATTCTCCCTAAAGCACAAACGACTTTAGGGCGGATTAATTCTAATTGGCGAATGAGATAGGGTTCGCAATTCATTACTTCCATAGGATTGGGGTCGCGATTGTTGGGGGGACGACATTTCAAGACATTACAAATATAAACATCCTCACGACGCATTTTCATACCTTTGACGATAATATCGGTTAATAACTGTCCCGCTCTCCCCACAAAGGGCAATCCCTGTCGGTCTTCTTCGGCACCGGGTGCTTCACCTACGAAAACTAATTCTGCGTGAGGATTGCCAGTTCCAAATACGGTATTTGTCCTATCTTCATGAATAGGGCACTTTTTGCATACCGATACTTCTTTGTTGATTAAATCAAGTTGGTGCTGGATATCGAAAATAGGTGGGTTTTC
It encodes the following:
- a CDS encoding phosphoribosylamine--glycine ligase family protein; its protein translation is MRILVLGSGGREHALCWKIHQSPEVEHVYAIPGNPGIKKLEKATCASINIKDFKAIKDYIKQKKIHLVVVGPEEPL
- a CDS encoding IMP cyclohydrolase, which gives rise to MRKIKRAVISCYDKSDLIEFAKFLHEYHVEIIATVGTNELLQANGIPSIYIGEYTGIPEILGGRLKTLHPKIHAGLLALRDNKLHLEQMQQYHFPEIDLVVVNPKPIPRIIEQSAGSVDELFDQIDIGGITMIRSAAKNFRYVTVVVDRIYYPLIMHEMRAHDGCVSFVTRYRLAQEAFFCTSRYDRAIAEFLDRKATPPSEEIPKREREA
- a CDS encoding uracil-DNA glycosylase, which codes for MDIQKEINEILDELLSFLQHEAKQKNTITVSPEFLQRWNAFDTRSYAKHLFQIMNANEDDVKNEVPWMAIENNTVSQEMVYEKTEENPPIFDIQHQLDLINKEVSVCKKCPIHEDRTNTVFGTGNPHAELVFVGEAPGAEEDRQGLPFVGRAGQLLTDIIVKGMKMRREDVYICNVLKCRPPNNRDPNPMEVMNCEPYLIRQLELIRPKVVCALGRIAAQTLLKTDAPLNELRGKWHNYHGIPLRVTYHPAYLLRNPADKKKAWIDIQEIMKLLNGEITVSFDNDKISLL